One Brassica oleracea var. oleracea cultivar TO1000 chromosome C7, BOL, whole genome shotgun sequence genomic window carries:
- the LOC106306849 gene encoding uncharacterized protein Cbei_0202, whose protein sequence is MSLSQTVFTPSFLSSISNELRIPHPRPVLSYPRTQTNRILCAAKRTGKRRYPSERKKLRTEQKEAAAKVKNKLEGVWRLSKLGVPVGDDPGKDSLGISEGLLQAIAKVIEFPVASMLPEEAFSVVRKSFDARKILKEAKFVYTVDLDVKTLLELEPRAHDFIFRLEPKLGLVEHLSPEKTVSGDLISVVNECRRVNGDAAAGEHEPVVINGTGGGGRSKPRVAVVGGGPSGLFAALVLAEFGADVTLIERGQAVEERGRDIGALVVRKILDMESNFCFGEGGAGTWSDGKLVTRIGKNSATVLAVLKTLVRFGAPDNILVNGKPHLGTDKLIPLLRNFRHYLQSAGVNIKFGTRVDDLLVEDSRVVGVRVSDSTDKLQSSSKDLKFDAVVLAVGHSARDTYEMLLSRNVELTPKDFAVGLRVEHPQELINSIQYSDLASEVRKGRGKVPVADYKVVQYVNDKDEDVSQSSSSKRSCYSFCMCPGGQVVLTSTNPNELCINGMSFSRRSSKWANAALVVTVSAKDFDLLNLTGPLAGIEFQREFERRAAMMGGGDFTVPVQRVPDFLQSKLSETPLPSSSYRLGVKSAKLHELFPAHITDSLRQSLSMFEKELPGFISEEALLHGVETRTSSPVRIPRSNETYESTSLKGLYPVGEGAGYAGGIVSAAVDGMFSGFAVAKNFDLFDGAIESVIGKAQGAGLVKY, encoded by the exons ATGTCTCTCTCCCAAACTGTCTTCACTCCTTCATTCCTCTCATCTATCAGCAATGAGCTGCGAATTCCTCATCCAAGACCAGTACTCTCTTATCCACGTACCCAAACAAACCGTATCCTCTGCGCCGCGAAGCGAACCGGGAAGCGGAGATACCCTTCAGAGAGGAAGAAGCTGAGAACAGAGCAGAAGGAAGCTGCGGCAAAGGTTAAGAACAAGCTCGAAGGAGTCTGGCGTCTCTCTAAGCTCGGAGTCCCCGTCGGAGACGACCCTGGTAAAGATTCTCTCGGAATCTCAGAAGGGCTGCTTCAAGCCATCGCTAAAGTTATCGAGTTTCCG GTTGCTTCTATGCTGCCAGAAGAAGCTTTTTCTGTTGTGAGGAAGTCTTTTGACGCTAGGAAG ATTCTGAAAGAAGCTAAGTTTGTGTATACTGTGGACTTGGATGTGAAGACGCTTCTTGAGTTGGAGCCTCGTGCTCATGATTTTATATTCCGTTTAGAGCCAAAGCTTGGGCTTGTTGAGCATCTGTCTCCCGAGAAGACTGTTTCTGGTGACTTGATCAGTGTAGTCAACGAGTGTAGAAGAGTCAACGGTGATGCAGCAGCTGGAGAGCATGAGCCTGTGGTTATCAATGGCACTGGAGGAGGAGGAAGAAGCAAACCGAGAGTCGCAGTTGTGGGTGGAGGTCCTTCTGGTCTGTTTGCAGCTCTTGTTCTTGCAGAGTTTGGTGCTGATGTGACATTGATTGAGAGAGGGCAAGCAGTGGAAGAAAGGGGACGTGATATAGGCGCTTTGGTAGTTCGTAAGATCTTGGATATGGAGAGTAACTTCTGCTTTGGCGAG GGTGGTGCAGGTACTTGGAGTGATGGAAAGCTCGTTACTCGAATAGGGAAGAACAGTGCCACTGTTTTAGCG GTGTTGAAGACGTTGGTTCGTTTTGGTGCTCCTGATAACATACTGGTCAATGGAAAGCCTCATCTAGGAACAGACAAGCTAATTCCGTTACTCCGTAATTTCAGACATTATCTTCAAAGCGCAGGA GTGAATATCAAGTTTGGGACTCGTGTAGACGATCTTCTTGTAGAGGATTCTCGTGTTGTTGGAGTCAGAGTTTCGGATTCAACAGACAAGTTGCAGAGTAGCTCCAAGGATTTAAAATTCGATGCAGTTGTTCTTGCGGTTGGTCACTCAGCACGTGACACTTATGAGATGCTTCTTTCTCGTAATGTGGAGCTGACTCCAAAAGATTTTGCC GTTGGTTTGCGCGTTGAGCATCCTCAGGAGCTAATTAACAGTATACAG TACTCAGATTTAGCAAGTGAAGTTCGTAAAGGACGAGGCAAAGTACCAGTGGCGGACTATAAGGTTGTTCAATACGTGAATGATAAAGACGAGGATGTCTCTCAGTCTTCATCATCTAAACGTAGTTGCTACTCCTTCTGCATGTGTCCTGGTGGTCAG GTTGTTCTCACCAGCACAAACCCAAACGAACTCTGCATCAATGGCATGTCGTTCTCTCGCCGTTCATCCAAATGGGCCAATGCTGCACTAGTCGTCACTGTCTCAGCAAAAGACTTTGATCTTCTCAATCTTACTGGACCCTTAGCTGGGATTGAGTTTCAG AGAGAGTTTGAAAGAAGAGCGGCTATGATGGGTGGTGGCGACTTTACAGTTCCTGTACAGAGGGTTCCTGATTTTCTGCAAAGCAAGTTATCTG AAACACCTTTGCCTTCATCAAGCTATAGATTAGGAGTGAAGTCTGCAAAGCTGCACGAACTGTTTCCTGCTCATATCACAGATTCTCTGCGACAGTCTCTCTCTATGTTTGAAAAAGAG TTACCGGGGTTCATCTCAGAGGAAGCACTCCTCCACGGTGTAGAG ACAAGAACAAGCTCTCCTGTTAGGATACCTCGAAGCAATGAGACATACGAGAGCACGAGCTTGAAAGGTTTATACCCAGTTGGTGAAGGAGCTGGATATGCTGGTGGGATTGTAAGTGCTGCAGTGGATGGTATGTTCTCAGGTTTTGCTGTTGCAAAAAACTTCGATCTATTTGATGGAGCCATAGAGTCGGTTATTGGAAAAGCTCAAGGTGCTGGACTTGTGAAGTACTGA
- the LOC106305411 gene encoding uncharacterized protein LOC106305411 yields the protein MPVPDPQAGRAFICLITLFLFLSIAVGGGCLIAYTILPYPPIWLSYLGIFFVCLPWFFWILTFVYRIISRTFGFRMVIGSGGNDNTASRETMPSDLDPPEKSLEPLDNDDPEDIAHPQGQVLVSMEGNQSKKRMSTSSVGSHESEMPLAISMAS from the coding sequence ATGCCTGTGCCAGATCCACAGGCGGGGAGGGCATTCATCTGTCTCATTACCTTGTTTCTTTTCTTGTCCATTGCTGTCGGAGGCGGTTGTCTAATTGCATACACAATCCTCCCATACCCACCAATATGGCTCTCTTACCTTGGCATTTTCTTTGTTTGTCTCCCTTGGTTCTTTTGGATTCTAACCTTTGTATACCGCATCATTTCACGCACTTTTGGATTTAGGATGGTCATTGGATCCGGTGGTAATGATAACACCGCGAGCAGAGAGACCATGCCATCAGATCTTGACCCTCCCGAAAAATCGTTAGAGCCTCTTGATAATGATGATCCAGAGGATATAGCTCATCCACAAGGACAAGTTCTAGTGTCTATGGAAGGGAACCAGTCCAAGAAACGAATGTCAACCTCAAGTGTTGGTTCACATGAAAGCGAGATGCCATTAGCCATTTCTATGGCCTCGTGA
- the LOC106305933 gene encoding uncharacterized protein LOC106305933: MVEMRRSESELSAKCRAEFPVKLEIVEDDLEEEHGPLNKRSRLWSCGTSSSPMAPAMYNPLDEPSPLGLSLRKTPSLLDLIQMRLTQSGDSKAETMQTTGVKKESKCITAASAGATLAPGSIEKLKASNFPASVLKIGKWEYKSRYEGDLVAKCYFAKHKLVWEVLEQGLKSKIEIQWSDIVGLKANCPEDGPGTLTLVLSRQPLFFRETNPQPRKHTLWQATSDFTDGQASLYRKHFLQCAQGIMNKHFEKLVQCDHRLFHLSRVPEIIMDFPYFDARQSIFEDPSERKGYPYGNLNLGIGPSIASPVGAQSSSEHMYLSHEAPSPSSDARANEGTGGAEAVNSRNTTDCGQIGLHKAISLSDFLAVLGDSKKNTTDSYQVEEEAGVNQSMSVSDLVAFLSDSRNITDSSQIKVPGLQQSISVSDFVGLLSDSAGGNHPEDMEKFEILKQQLLSDNIQFDTPDEKSLMPRVNSLFNLLYKEPNVAANSQVNTEVSVGFKSELHDLNGTVSANSNSNRVVDPASSSKPQGMLRKDSFSDLLLHLPRITSLPKFLSNISEEDGDAYK, translated from the exons ATGGTGGAAATGAGGAGATCGGAGTCTGAATTGTCGGCGAAGTGCCGAGCCGAGTTTCCGGTGAAGCTGGAGATCGTGGAGGATGATTTGGAGGAAGAGCACGGTCCTCTCAACAAGCGATCTAGG TTATGGAGCTGTGGGACTAGCTCGTCGCCAATGGCACCGGCCATGTATAACCCTCTTGATGAGCCGAGTCCTCTTGGACTAAGCCTTAGGAAGACTCCGTCTTTGTTGGATTTGATTCAGATGAGGCTAACGCAGAGTGGTGACTCAAAAGCTGAGACGATGCAAACGACGGGTGTTAAGAAAGAGAGTAAATGTATCACTGCTGCATCAGCTGGGGCGACGTTAGCTCCAGGGAGTATTGAGAAGCTGAAAGCTTCCAACTTTCCTGCTTCAGTTTTAAAGATTGGCAAGTGGGAG TACAAATCAAGGTATGAAGGTGATTTGGTGGCGAAGTGTTACTTTGCAAAACATAAACTTGTTTGGGAAGTGCTGGAACAAGGTCTTAAGAGTAAAATCGAGATCCAGTGGTCGGATATTGTGGGGTTAAAGGCAAACTGTCCTGAAGATGGACCTGGAACGTTGACTCTCGTG CTTTCTAGGCAGCCCTTATTTTTCCGGGAAACAAACCCACAGCCTAGAAAACATACTTTGTGGCAGGCAACGTCAGACTTTACCGATGGCCAAGCTAGCTTGTACAG GAAGCATTTTCTGCAATGTGCTCAAGGGATAATGAACAAACATTTCGAGAAGCTTGTGCAGTGTGATCATCGCCTGTTCCATCTAAGCCGTGTGCCAGAGATAATCATGGACTTTCCCTACTTTGATGCTCGGCAATCTATCTTTGAGGATCCAAGTGAACGAAAGGGCTATCCTTATGGGAATTTGAATCTTGGCATAGGTCCTTCAATAGCATCTCCCGTTGGGGCTCAGTCATCATCTGAACATATGTATCTGTCTCATGAAGCACCATCTCCCAGCTCAG ATGCTCGAGCAAATGAAGGAACTGGGGGTGCTGAAGCAGTCAATTCAAGAAACACAACGGATTGTGGTCAGATCGGACTACACAAAGCTATATCACTGAGTGATTTCCTTGCAGTTCTCGGTGATTCAAAGAAGAACACTACGGATTCGTATCAGGTTGAAGAAGAAGCTGGGGTGAATCAATCTATGTCAGTGAGTGATTTGGTTGCATTCTTATCTGATTCAAGAAACATAACCGATTCAAGTCAGATAAAAGTACCTGGACTACAACAATCCATATCAGTGAGCGATTTTGTTGGACTTCTCTCTGATTCTGCTGGTGGAAACCATCCGGAAGATATGGAGAAATTCGAGATCTTGAAACAGCAATTGCTAAGTGATAATATCCAGTTCGATACACCAGATGAGAAGTCTCTCATGCCAAGGGTTAATTCTTTATTCAACCTCTTGTACAAGGAACCCAACGTTGCTGCAAACTCACAGGTCAATACTGAAGTCTCGGTAGGATTTAAGTCTGAACTCCATGATCTGAATGGGACAGTGTCTGCCAACAGCAACAGCAACAGAGTTGTTGATCCTGCTTCCAGCAGCAAGCCACAGGGTATGTTAAGAAAAGACTCGTTCAGCGATTTGCTCTTACACCTCCCCCGAATCACATCCTTGCCAAAGTTCTTGTCCAACATTTCAGAAGAAGATGGTGATGCATATAAATAG
- the LOC106305931 gene encoding uncharacterized protein LOC106305931, with the protein MSGSFTDEGRLILCVAENGHSFAFECNETTSVESVMRFVESVSCISLSDQLLLSLDMKLEPQKLLSSFGLPASDREVFVFNKAMLQSNSHPPSPEDVDLQEIVDDALPPAASLHEHHPLDDASDPALKALPSYERQFRYHFLRGRAIYDCTVLKHENCERFAREQKVQQRAVEVATRNLEQYYRVIYQNFLEFMKLYKHQHRLHSDLLMNFGRDVEKLRSVKVHPYLQTDSRKCLLDFVKENKLSLAAESCGSSHRQFENKIAQFQQMFVEVKRKVEELFACRASLSMEENLEVIVKEHEHFINEQNSIMQSLSKDVNTVKKLVDDCMSSQFSSSLRPHDAVSALGPMYEVHDRNHLPQMQACYDSISELLEFCKNKKNEMNSFVHSYMQKITFVTYIIKDAKLQFPVFREAMVRQDDLFADLKLVRGVGPAYRACLAEAVRRKASMKLYMGMAGQLAEKLAMKREAEVRRREEFLKTHGHFVPRDVLASMGLYDTPTQCDVNVSPYDTSLINIEMADVDRYAPAYLVGLQPKIASSSSSAEAEEIGVDTNKDSFDDILEVSELVEIAGTSKMEVENAKLKAELASAISRICSLGPQVEYEEIDESNVETLLKNAAQKTEEALQAKDEYVKHLLSMLKEKQRHYDSYEKRIRELEQRLNDEYSQGQRGVNKKDVSGGLNPMDEVSCVSNHSSKQPCKGREGMDEDMVDSSSLVLSHPLDSSMLESQQNNEQGGKDNVVGGMGVFLSNSSTAESPTKSLDTKHSDDIILELRNELMEKSSKLNETESKLNGAMEEVASLSRELEMNQKLLEESQMNCAHLENCLHEAREEAQTHLCAADRRASEYNALRVSSVKIRGLFERFRSSVCTGGGVAGFAESLRNLAQALDNSINDGEDDGTVEFRKCIRVLADKVSFISKHREELLEKCRNLDATIEQTRKELVEKKELVKTLYTKHQLGKQANKEKISFGRLEVHEIAAFVLNQAGHYEAINRNCPNYYLSSESEALFTDHLPNRPTYIVGQIVHIERQAVKQPNLASSSMSTSSSGTTTNPYGLSSGCEYFIVTIAMLPDTSIHQQAS; encoded by the exons ATGAGCGGAAGCTTCACTGATGAAGGCAGGCTTATCCTCTGCGTGGCTGAGAACGGCCACTCATTTGCATTTGAATGCAACGAGACAACTTCAGTTGAATCCGTGATGCGTTTCGTTGAGTCTGTCTCCTGTATTAGCCTCTCCGACCAGCTTCTCCTCTCGCTGGACATGAAGCTTGAGCCACAGAAGCTGCTTTCATCCTTCGGGCTTCCGGCAAGTGATAGAGAAGTCTTTGTTTTCAACAAAGCTATGCTGCAAAGCAACTCTCATCCGCCATCACCGGAAGATGTGGATTTACAGGAGATAGTTGATGATGCTTTACCACCTGCGGCTTCATTGCACGAGCATCACCCCTTGGATGATGCGTCAGATCCAGCTTTAAAGGCCTTACCTTCGTACGAGAGGCAGTTCAGATACCATTTCCTTAGAGGCCGCGCCATCTACGATTGCACGGTCCTGAAGCATGAGAACTGCGAGAGGTTTGCTAGAGAGCAGAAGGTGCAGCAGCGCGCGGTTGAAGTTGCTACGAGGAACTTGGAGCAGTACTACAGGGTGATATACCAGAACTTTCTCGAGTTCATGAAGCTTTACAAGCATCAGCACCGTCTCCATTCCGATCTGCTGATGAATTTCGGAAGGGATGTTGAGAAGCTGAGGTCGGTTAAGGTTCACCCTTACCTTCAAACTGATTCGAGGAAATGCTTGCTGGACTTTGTCAAGGAAAATAAGTTATCACTGGCTGCGGAGAGTTGTGGGAGCTCTCACAGGCAGTTTGAGAATAAGATTGCGCAGTTCCAGCAGATGTTTGTGGAGGTCAAGCGCAAGGTGGAGGAGTTGTTTGCTTGCAGGGCTTCCTTGTCGATGGAGGAGAACTTGGAAGTGATTGTTAAGGAGCATGAACACTTCATTAATGAGCAAAATAGCATAATGCAATCTCTCAG CAAAGATGTCAATACGGTTAAGAAGCTTGTGGATGATTGCATGTCAAGCCAATTTTCCTCATCTCTCCGACCTCATGATGCCGTTTCAGCCCTGGGACCTATGTACGAAGTGCACGACAGGAATCACCTTCCCCAGATGCAGGCTTGCTATGACTCCATCTCAGAACTCCTAGAATTTTGCAAAAACAAGAAGAATGAGATGAACAGCTTCGTACACAGTTACATGCAAAAGATAACATTCGTCACATACATCATCAAAGACGCTAAGTTACAGTTTCCCGTTTTTAGAGAGGCGATGGTGCGTCAAGACGACTTATTCGCAGACCTGAAGTTAGTCCGCGGTGTTGGCCCCGCTTACAGGGCCTGCCTCGCGGAGGCTGTGAGGAGAAAAGCCTCTATGAAGCTTTACATGGGCATGGCTGGGCAGTTGGCGGAGAAGCTTGCTATGAAGAGGGAGGCAGAGGTCAGGAGACGTGAGGAGTTTCTTAAGACGCATGGTCACTTTGTACCTCGTGATGTGTTGGCTTCTATGGGTTTATATGATACTCCCACTCAGTGTGATGTCAATGTCTCTCCTTATGATACTAGTTTGATCAATATTGAAATGGCAGATGTTGATAGATATGCTCCTGCGTATCTAGTTGGGTTACAGCCAAAGATTGCATCCTCAAGTAGTTCTGCTGAGGCTGAGGAGATAGGTGTAGACACTAACAAAGATAGTTTTGATGATATCCTAGAGGTCTCAGAGTTAGTGGAGATAGCTGGAACAAGCAAGATGGAAGTTGAGAACGCGAAACTAAAAGCTGAGCTTGCTTCTGCCATCTCTCGGATTTGTTCATTAGGTCCCCAAGTTGAATACGAGGAGATAGATGAAAGTAACGTTGAAACTTTGTTGAAAAACGCAGCACAGAAAACAGAAGAGGCGCTGCAGGCCAAAGATGAGTATGTGAAACATCTCCTATCTATGCTGAAGGAGAAACAAAGGCATTATGATTCATATGAGAAGCGCATACGTGAACTGGAACAACGTCTCAACGATGAGTATTCACAGGGACAGAGAGGTGTTAATAAGAAGGATGTCTCTGGTGGCTTAAACCCTATGGATGAGGTCTCATGTGTTTCAAACCATTCTAGCAAGCAGCCATGTAAAGGCCGGGAAGGTATGGATGAGGATATGGTGGATTCCTCCTCTCTGGTGCTAAGCCATCCTCTTGATTCATCGATGCTGGAAAGCCAGCAAAACAATGAGCAAGGTGGGAAGGATAATGTGGTGGGAGGGATGGGTGTGTTTCTAAGTAACAGTTCAACAGCCGAGAGCCCAACTAAATCTTTAGATACCAAACACAGTGATGATATTATTTTGGAGCTTAGAAATGAGCTGATGGAGAAGTCCAGTAAACTGAATGAGACTGAGTCCAAGCTAAATGGTGCTATGGAAGAGGTAGCGAGTCTGAGCAGAGAGTTGGAAATGAATCAGAAGCTTCTCGAAGAATCCCAG ATGAACTGTGCGCATTTGGAGAACTGCTTGCATGAAGCAAGAGAAGAGGCTCAGACACATCTTTGTGCTGCTGATCGTAGAGCGTCTGAGTATAATGCACTCCGTGTCTCATCTGTGAAGATACGAGGTCTCTTTGAAAGATTCCGGAGCTCTGTCTGTACTGGGGGTGGGGTTGCTGGTTTTGCCGAGTCTTTGCGTAATTTGGCTCAAGCTTTAGACAA CTCCATTAATGACGGTGAAGATGATGGTACTGTTGAGTTCCGGAAATGCATCCGAGTCCTCGCAGACAAAGTTAGCTTCATCTCTAAACACCGGGAGGAGTTACTTGAAAAGTGCCGGAATCTTGATGCTACAATTGAACAGACAAGAAAGGAGTTGGTGGAGAAGAAAGAGCTGGTGAAGACATTGTACACTAAGCACCAACTTGGCAAGCAG GCAAATAAAGAAAAGATATCATTCGGTCGTCTTGAAGTCCACGAGATAGCAGCATTTGTGCTAAATCAAGCAGGACATTACGAGGCGATCAACAGGAACTGCCCAAACTACTACTTATCCAGTGAATCCGAGGCATTGTTCACAGATCACCTCCCAAACCGGCCTACATACATTGTTGGACAGATTGTCCACATCGAGCGTCAAGCAGTGAAGCAGCCAAATTTGGCATCAAGTTCAATGTCAACATCATCTTCAGGAACAACAACAAACCCTTATGGTCTTTCTTCAGGATGTGAATACTTCATAGTGACAATAGCAATGCTGCCTGACACCTCTATTCATCAACAAGCTTCCTGA